The Helianthus annuus cultivar XRQ/B chromosome 11, HanXRQr2.0-SUNRISE, whole genome shotgun sequence region ctttaattgctacacaAAAATAATGACAAAGGTTTATTTAGAAGCTTATACAGTactatcgttcttgacgatttattaaccatggttttaataaccattttggttaatttgttaggtatatatatatatatatatatatatattcaggatctttattataatccttaattataattaaataatagcacaaaaggttAAGTCACATGGACAGATTTAATTTATAAGCCTGGATTTTATAGAATTGAGGCATTAAggcttgaatcaaagttcattaccttttcttgacagggagtcacaggctaccactgtctttagtctcaaaggacattaactatggcccgtaggcactttaTCCTTAAcggatgattatataaataagggGGAAATTGGAATAATCCAATTTAaagatgacttatgtgattttatcgaatcacgtTTTGcgaagaatgttaacatgtttacagatgttaacaaggatttgaatctttttaaataggttttaccatcttggccatatctagaatgacatgtggctaggttttacctttaagattctttttaatatttaacgcagagcaaccctaaattgagatgttaaaaagatctgaatctaattgaggaactaccattttggccctgtcttaagatgacacatggctaggtcttgtcctttttagattttgtcattttattataatgatagatcttataaaaggaatgtcatttttcatttatttcatattttatgttTGTGCATATAATTAacaaaaatgaaaatttaaaataaaCCATTCCACTACAaaaatttaaacaagtacatgtttgccctaaacgggacttctatatgaaataacatgcccacgcagggactaaacaaacacaacatacccacgcaggggttaaacagaaagACATGCCCTCATAGGGGCTGAATACAGAAagacatacccacgcaggggctaaacaaacacaacatacccacgcaggggttaaacagaaagacatgcccacgcaggggctgaatacagaaacaattatccacgcagggacttgattacaacataaataaataaataaggatCTTCAAAAATCCCTTCTCTTGGTCTTCCCCTTGATTAGGCTTGCCAAACCTTTGAAGAAGCCTTGGTTGTTCCTGCGTTCTGCTTGAACTTCCTGCTCAACTTGGTCCAACCTATCGAGAACCTCTTATTGTCGCTCTGGTGGTATCAATTGCGGTTGCGGCGGCTGCTGATGgtgaggttgaggaggtggcggttgTTGGTACCCATAAGCTGGGTATCCAACTCCCCAGGGAGCTCCATAAGGCCCCTCAGGGTGGAGAGCATTGTAATCCCATGCTGCTTGGTATGGGTCAACCTCAGCATAATTGTAGTTGGTGTGGGCCGGCTGCTCAAAGGGATTATAAGCCGCTGAGCCGGCGTATGCAGGAATTGGGTTAACAAAACCCAACGGTGGTGGCGCGACAGGCGCAGAGTCTACTTCCGAGATGGGGTTTGAAGGCCCACCTATCTGCGGGTCTTCAtggagtggcgggtagtggctgccactcgaaggttgaggggtgctgatacgcactcctcctcgcacggacatccgtgcgtttgatcttcgtcgcctcggtggctccggaggcggctgctgaactggtggtggtggcggtggagtgaCCGTGACAAAACgagaatcctcggagggatcctgctgctgctgctgctggtgaggcGAGGAGTGGTAAGAAGGGGTAAACACCCAATCATATTGGgcgaacctcgcctggtaactgtctggaccatggtaaggtgatccatggaaagatgacccatcagagatctcgatggggtggttagGGGTCCCGGTTGGAAGCTCGGCgggatccgtgtcttcgtccATGTCCATCGCATGGTCGCCCgaaaagtggtcttcaggtcctagtgggttaaaacccattgGTTCTTCAATGTagtttgccgggttgaaccgACTTTGGAAGACAGGTGTCGGGTCGTTGAAGGAatggtgagagttggatctctgaAGAGGGATGAAAGAAGGCTGTgggttgtggggctcattttcagaTTGAGGCCCAAAAGAGTGGTGATAGGATGGTGACGAACTTAGCGAGACAGATCGCCTCACTGGCTCTATATACGTCCTCCAATGCTCCTGAGGACTGGTACTCATTGTGATTGATGGGGTTCGTCTATGTGATGGTCCGGCCTCATGATcatggccagtgactggagcctTTCCTCTTCCCCTTCTAAATCTTGCCGGCATGATTGATCCTGTCAACATAAACAAAGATAACAATAAAGGAAATATATAAAggacaaaaataaaacaaatcaggatttgtcctaagttctttgtctagactcgaaaatcgagaatgtgcaattgtgtaactgagattaaacacaaaaggctagtgtttaattcactcagtgttggctctgataccaacctgtcacaccctgaaatttccacgtattaccggtgggcccggtggggagtatcgtgatgtagctgatatcatcatagtcaatcaacacaatttaaatgcacagcggaagcaaaagatgaatcaCATTACAAAGCGAATAaatagtaatatcaaagtatcacaacgGACTGTAATGGATCCATAGATGGATCGAAAGATAAAAAGATTATTGTTCAACAAACTTTAACATCTAAACCTTGcaagacttgagtaatgatgccagGAGTAGTCAgtctatttcgtctagtacctgcacttagcctttttttggaaaatacgtcagtttacactggtaaatacaattaactgactcattttgaaaagagtttaagaaaattggtttgaatgcacATGGTACAatatatcttttataacttgggacaattatttaaaaataatcttgtatacagttttacttatttgtcgtccattagaGCCGGTTTGAAGAGCCGGAtaagattaactgacacgccacaggtataatgcccacaaggttaattcctttaagtggattaccagtttttacataatgcaacagtcaggtgtatgcctacaccctgtgcttaggtcgtggccatttcatgaatgatgccaaggatatccgggacatggtcatttaacccccaaaggccatacaccaaataatacatattaaaacaggttatgtaaatacattaatcacaatccgatttaaatgactacacacccgaccaagcggtattattataagaccgtatcccaagcccgtatagggaaaataagttaaaagtatttacctgagcaagtaataaccacaaatagcaagtgcacgtagcttttaccgggctcctaatctggaacgaaggtttaataacctattagattcctaacgggtcttaattaagcctagacttagaccggttagttttaaaaggagatacggttcaaaacgcacgattaagcgaagaccggattagaatgtggtttagacccgacaagcttggatacttgtttgATATGgctaaactaaacacattctggattttgagataaaaatgataaggtttgacccgtttcggctagtatATGCAAACTGGTTACATAAACcaatccgaacgcgaaaagtgcgtaatgggtaaccaaatgagtcatgaaaaagtttcctaagttaatatgccttaaatatgttgtgatatcagtaggataccttccattatgcccaaaatgaatttaaactcaaattatgccccgtaggggtattttggtcattttaaagctcATAAAAGAGACTAATtataaatctgagtttcaggtctgatataatcagtaaaaatattcatttttataaatcataacagtagggtattacatatatgtgaaatttatcttttataaccaaactatgcaccatagctgcattttggtaatttcacttaagcttaaatggtaaaaattaacattctgagttcaaaacttttgtttactgttaaagtatacaaatttactaaaaatatcagtaggcatcaaaccttatatgttaaaaatggtTTTAACTTATACCATGCGTTACAAATgcgtaaaaaggcgattttaagcgatttccgggttttataagaaaatctgatatttttattactccagaaagcttaaaatactttatttatcatatgaaatcagtagcaaaaggtttggtatcaaaatgttttgtaaaactcattttataggccaaaagggcaaaaccgataATTACCGAATaaagcttagaaccctatgttatgctcagcctaaaaataaataaaaatcttcaaaaatcccagaatattattttatatcagtaggtaaaaagtttggtataaaaatttgggtttaaataggctatatgctaattacgccgattaattaataaaaagctttctaattacgctattgagcataactcctaatctagacctcaaactgatgtgaaaatttagggacatgtttatattttagtaataaaggtttctatcctttcacattttcaaaaatatcattttaaggtcaaaagggcataatggtcaacaattaagcatataacggaaacatgcaaatgatttGGATAACTAATgcaccaagttgtataatcacagagggttatactaacatgtaacttggtcctaataaagctctaaggcatttctaaactatgctctaatgggtcaaaactgaaagttaaagcaaaagtctacttttacGATTTTCGGTTCCGAATCGAGCTTagactgaaaattgtcgggttgaacatgtttagacatgttcttacattaattaccaagtcatatgagtgataaaataggttgcatggcttttacattgttaattatgtgtttaattgaaaattagctttctgttgactttttataattaactttgacccgacagtTGACCTACTTAGactgggaatcagagaatacccttttaagggtttattacccacataattaccaactcaaaactaTTCTTAATTCGAGAgttgactggaccattagtgactaatcactaagtcaaaccttaattacgataggtttgacttttggtcattaaactaattaaaacagaaatcaggaggttaaggacacttacaaaggtcctaagcaCAATTATGGATCCTAAGGAAACTTGTTGAAGACCAGAGAAGCTCCAGAGATCAGCTTGAAATGAATTTGAAGTGGCAAGTCCAAATGTTGCAACTTCAAGTTCTTTATATAAGGATCCATattgcacaagatcatcacaccCAAGTCTACATAAGTTCCCTGATCATCCCATGTGTCCCTATGCATGGAAAACCATTGGCCCAACTCCTGTATTTCGAAAACCATGCAAGTAAGGCGGTGTAAAAGGCTAAACATGcatctgtccattttctgctgccagcaacagccttacggaccgtaatcaatatcctttgcggtccgtaagcacctcttacggaccgtaagtccaAACTTATACGGTCCGCAACCGACTTTGATCAAAGATGCCCAGTTACTgaccttgcggaccgtaagcccaAGGCTTTGCGATCCGTATCCGTCTTTCAATTATATTCGCCCAGCTCTGccatcttacggaccgtaagatgGTTCCTTTGCAGTCCGTAAGCCTTCATCAGAAGACAAAATCTTTGTAAACTTTTAGGTTTTGACCATGAAACTTTGCTAATACGAATCCAAGGTCTTAACCATCAGAATGGGACCACTTGATCAGTTCTGAAAAGCTATGAAAGCCTTGCCATGCATTTATGTTATCTTGGATTCTTTTGAAAAAGGTCTTGAATGCAAAATTTGTCGTAACACTCATAGACTTCATTTTCTTTGAGGTTTAAATTAATTATCACCAAGTATGACCAGATTTGAAATGTatatatatcagatgtttataaattaaggtttgggatttataattaggtcgctcagaggtattaattaacatgtcgacacttttaaatcctaccatacatctttcaAATTGATCCGGGTTTATGACACGTTTATatttcatgacacgtgtcttcataGCATTGGTCGTggttttacgtggtgttacatataaagatgtcttctttcacagcttgctgaagtagactgatcatcattttttctgccttATACATATCTCTCTATTTATCTGACAATTCAGAAATAGTTTTGTTAACTCCCACATCCGTATGAGGTTTAACATACTTCTTTTCAATACACTCCCAAGACCTtaaatgatttgcttgaacccaattttcgaaacGGTCTTTCCAACAATAGTTTTCTTCAATGCccatcaacttaggaggtttctgtaacgttcctgtttcattttccatgttcacacTCTGAGCAATGGCAACCGGAGTACTCGGAGcagtagcaaatgcgttgtaaactcttcttccatgattcggtaaaaTATTTCACAAAGCCagcctttcaaacgaaatgaagcAACTTGATGCAAAGTGGtcgatttcgtgcgaaatgaaatcactttcaaacgaaatggcaAATTTGATGCGAAATggatgatttcgtacgaaatggtaatctttcaaacgaaatggatcCTTATACCCACTTCGTGCGAAATGGaatcagtttcaagcgaaatagcactTTAATGCGAAATGAAGTCCAATCTTGTCAATCCGTGCGAAATGGATGtatcaattcgtgcgaaatgctgCTGACGTCATCCAATCGGCCAtgtttttgtcaaattgatcaggttttagaTTGATTTTAGGTATAATTCTTTAGGATTCGATAAAACAGTGTTTCGCACGTTATATGTGAAAATTAGcccattttaaccgtaaaatcttgtttaattttgaaaaaacttgaaaaagaaggtgtagaaatcagaattttgatgaaatcaagctgaaatcggtaagaactcttcctcctgagctctgatactaCATGCAGGATCGTTTGCATGACCAAACTCGAATCAAGCTGaaatcggtaagaactcttcctcctgagctctgataccacatgcaggatcgtttgcacgaccaaaacgagtcgttcagaagagttctaatcaatacgagaggcggaaacagacgtatcagagttgaatcagcttgatatacactttaactgtcttgtttattgatttaaCAATGTTTTACAGCCTAGAGACACTTCAGCAGCACCTCGGCACCGGAATCACAAAGTTACAAACGAAATGACCAAGGCCACTATATATAGAggatccatttcgcacgaaacagTCTCAAGCGAAATGGACTttgcatttcgtacgaaatggatacatccatttcgtgcgaaatgacctcATCTACTCTAAAActctattttctcgtacaacgtgccctgatctttCTAATCTatcacaagactcgatacaagacgaagtcgacagacatatgcaccaacagtagGATCAATATCATTTTCATATAGTGTTAAAGTATTTTGTTACTTATTCAAGTTTCACAAATCAATGAGAAAGTCATAAAGATGTCAACTCCTTATTAAAATAACGGAACATATTTTATGTTGACTACATGCACATCTCACTATACTTTAAATCGTTACTAATGATAGTTCTTATAATTGCCTGGTTAAAGACCAACGCAGAACCATGCTAAAGAACACCGTTACATATAAACAAGTCCAAGTATGTATCTCAGGTTAAATGATACAAAGTTGATACTATATCTAATACCTATTTATCACATTGATCTATGAGGTCATTtggtgtgtgtggggggggggtagtCTAACTTAACCAACACAAAAAAATAGTCGTAGTTCATAACCATTCCCATTACTTTGTGCGACTACAAACAACTTAAGAATTAGCTACTTATTGATGGATATTAAAATGAAAATAGAAAACAACAATAAATGGTGTAAAGGACCATAATCATCATGTCAAATAATATAAAAGATATCGTTATAATGTTCATAGATACCCAAGTGGTAAAATGCATATCAAATTTAATCACTAGCATAACATAGTCGCATAGAACCACCATTTGTCTTACGATTAATCGGACAAATATTCTTATCTGCCGATCTATTCAATGCTGGAATAGGTGGATTGGTCCGAGTGaagaaaaaaacagaaaaaattaAACTGGTAATCTTTTCTGGAGATATCAATTTTCCTGGAAAGACAAATAAGGCATTCCGATTGATACCACCTGGAGGGGgaaaacaaaatttcaaagaatacaaaaaattgaaaattggCTCTATATCCAACGAATGAAACTTTCCAGGTATGAAAAAAAGTATTTTGTTTTTGGTTCAACCCGTAGTCTCATATAAAAAACGGATGGTATAACTTTAGGAAGACTTTTCCCAGCGCATCTCTTGCAGGAAAGTGATAATCTACAACTTCGAGTTGTCAATTATATCCTTTATTATGACCCAATTCTTGAAATTTGGGACACAAGTATTCAATTAGTTCGTACTTGTTTAGTGTTGAATTGGGACCAAGACAAAAAAGATCGAAAAGGCCTGTGCTTCCTTTTTTGAAATAAGGACAAATGGTTTGATTACAGATTTTCTAAGAATCGACTTAGCGAAGTCACCTATTTCATATACCGGAAAAATGAACGATTTGCCGGGTTCAGGATTGATCTCTGAGAATGGATCTGATCGTGCTAATGGCAATCCGTTTTCTTCCATTTATTCCTATTCCAAGGCAACGATTCAAGAATCCATTAATCCAGATCAAGGAAAT contains the following coding sequences:
- the LOC118484009 gene encoding extensin-like, yielding MEENGLPLARSDPFSEINPEPGKSFIFPVYEIGSIMPARFRRGRGKAPVTGHDHEAGPSHRRTPSITMSTSPQEHWRTHYPPLHEDPQIGGPSNPISEVDSAPVAPPPLGFVNPIPAYAGSAAYNPFEQPAHTNYNYAEVDPYQAAWDYNALHPEGPYGAPWGVGYPAYGYQQPPPPQPHHQQPPQPQLIPPERQ